CCGAAAACGGCAAGCCGTCGATCGCCAATCCGTAGGCGGTGCCGCCGGGGTCGGTCACTTTCGCCATGCCGGCGCGCACCGCGGCGAGCGACGATGGACTGACGGGGACGCGACGAATGATCCGCGGTGCGAATTGCGCGATGGCATGGCCATCGGGGCTGCGAATCTCGCGCACGATCTCCGGGCGAAAGAGCGTTCCGCCATTGATAACTGCCGATGCAACGTTGACCATCTGCAGCGGCGTCGCTTGCATCGCACCCTGTCCGATGCCCAGAAAACAGGCTTCGCTTGGCTCCATCGGCACGCCGAAGGCGCGCATCTCCCACTCGCTCGTTGGCCAGTTGCCCTCGTTCTCTCCGGGAAGATCGATACCGGTCTTCGCGTCGAGCCCGAAGGCCAACGCATATTTGCGCAAACGCGCGTTGCCCAGCCACCAAGCGAGGCGAAAAAAATAACCGTCACTCGAGGCCGCGAGCGCGGGAACGAACGTGGTGTTACCGAGCCCGCCGGCGGCAATATCGCGCGCGTAGTATCCGCCGCAATCCCAGCCGCCGGTGTCGTCGATCACTTGATCGACGCGTACGACGTGCTCGGTCAACGCCGCCGAGCCGGTTACCATTTTGAACGTCGAACCGGTCGGCGTCGCGGCGGCAATCGCGCGATTGAAGAGCGGCTGCGCAGTGTCGGTCAGATCGATCGCGATGCGCTTCGAGCGATTCGCCGCAAAATCGTTGGGATCGTAATTGGGATAGCTGGCGAGCGCGAGAATTCCCCCGGTCCACGGATCTTCGGCGACGACCGCCCCGGAGAGTTTCCGGCCGCGCCCAAGCGAACGAATTCCTTGCGCGAGCGCTGACTCCGCGATTTGCTGAAGGCGCCAATCGAGATTGGTCACGACCGTATCTCCGGGCACTGGCGCGCGCGACGCGAGCTTAACGTTCGGAACGACCGCGCCCGTGGCATCCACAACCACCCGTTGGCCTCCCGGTGCACCGCGCAAATAGGCGTCGTATGCGAGTTCCAAACCGTCTTTGCCGATGACGTCATTCGGAGAATAGCCGGCGTATTTCAGGCGTTGGTACTCTTCTTGCGTGATCGCGCCCACGTAACCGACCAGA
This Candidatus Eremiobacterota bacterium DNA region includes the following protein-coding sequences:
- the mrdA gene encoding penicillin-binding protein 2 translates to MPTWRLVIFCAAIALVFVALLSRLVQVQLLDGPRYRAAAQANQVRLIPVAAPRGIIFDRHGAVIVRSRPSFVVGLIPSEVTDSARELSTLASILGVDVRPLWYRLLHHRGVNYSSFDAVVANEPYGPVILDADLPVAAVARLSEVLAELPGVDLEVQPTRDYPHAMSGSHLVGYVGAITQEEYQRLKYAGYSPNDVIGKDGLELAYDAYLRGAPGGQRVVVDATGAVVPNVKLASRAPVPGDTVVTNLDWRLQQIAESALAQGIRSLGRGRKLSGAVVAEDPWTGGILALASYPNYDPNDFAANRSKRIAIDLTDTAQPLFNRAIAAATPTGSTFKMVTGSAALTEHVVRVDQVIDDTGGWDCGGYYARDIAAGGLGNTTFVPALAASSDGYFFRLAWWLGNARLRKYALAFGLDAKTGIDLPGENEGNWPTSEWEMRAFGVPMEPSEACFLGIGQGAMQATPLQMVNVASAVINGGTLFRPEIVREIRSPDGHAIAQFAPRIIRRVPVSPSSLAAVRAGMAKVTDPGGTAYGLAIDGLPFSGKTGTVETAGGNGPNTTWFVAWAPTTRPRLALAVFVDRSGGYGATVAAPIARQILVDYFHKKP